In the genome of Cupriavidus malaysiensis, one region contains:
- a CDS encoding mechanosensitive ion channel family protein has protein sequence MRKLLSSLLSCRAISLLATLALFAYLPLPATAAPPTLAALTGTAVPAASQPAAPASEALAQSLDQVIGTLQNDKQREALVGQLQAVRKGLAASAVPASAAQPAGAGLIGALAEAMDHVDARLRVNDRGPWHYWTWRLGFAAEEWQAAVTAHGTRSALDSLREFSLVIAAWALTGWLLWELARRLRDRRLGPAAHAQLPALPSWLDVSFYMLRRIGPWVAAFVLTFLLAYRAFARSPASVAALLVAYSILAGAVLSATCQVIFTVFRTAHRNHAIRDLLVHAPRLLYPCGALAALGDAATDGRVINALGINLAALLGTTANIAAALLIGYFSLRFRRPVGQLISHRPLAFRQDHPAVVDLLRIAGSAWHVPVLAVVVASVFGTVLASGHADEFLRRTVASVALFVAALLLTLVSGRSPKAAHRAPRIRDRRRSAYLARFGKFALTLVRLLIWCGFIELAGRVWDVSALDLMRASPLGRRIGEAVASVTGTVLLTWLLWLLIDTATTQLLSPTHGRGAQPSLRAKTILPLVRNALLVMLLTVALIAVLANLGVNVTPLLAGAGVVGLAIGFGAQSLVQDLITGLFIVIEDSIAIGDSIELPDHAGAVEAMTIRTVKLRDGKGAVHVLPYSQIKAIKNLSRGYAYAVMSIGIAPDSDLDRALQLIREAGAEVAREYRHSRKLLSGLDVLGLDQLGPNGPVVLAQFKTQPLMQSEVTRAFNARLKRKFDENGIGLATQQMVVRMATQAGDGAAPQEAPQEAPQEAPQTKAARATQPAPAARDTGTAATTAATTDAATGAAARGKAAKVRGASKI, from the coding sequence ATGCGGAAACTCCTGTCGTCTCTCCTGTCCTGTCGCGCGATCTCCCTGCTGGCCACGCTGGCCCTGTTCGCCTACCTGCCCCTGCCGGCCACGGCCGCACCGCCGACGCTGGCGGCACTGACCGGCACCGCCGTCCCGGCCGCGTCGCAGCCCGCCGCGCCCGCCAGCGAGGCACTGGCGCAATCGCTGGATCAGGTGATCGGCACGCTGCAGAACGACAAGCAGCGCGAGGCCCTGGTCGGCCAGTTGCAAGCCGTGCGCAAAGGACTGGCGGCATCGGCCGTGCCGGCCAGCGCCGCGCAGCCGGCCGGGGCCGGCCTGATCGGCGCACTGGCCGAGGCCATGGACCACGTCGACGCCCGGCTGCGCGTCAACGATCGCGGGCCCTGGCACTACTGGACCTGGCGCCTCGGCTTCGCCGCCGAGGAATGGCAGGCGGCGGTGACCGCGCACGGCACGCGCAGCGCGCTCGACTCGCTGCGCGAGTTCAGCCTGGTCATCGCCGCCTGGGCGCTGACCGGCTGGCTGCTGTGGGAGCTGGCGCGGCGCCTGCGCGACCGGCGGCTCGGCCCCGCGGCGCATGCCCAGCTGCCGGCGCTTCCCTCCTGGCTCGATGTCAGCTTCTACATGCTGCGCCGCATCGGCCCGTGGGTGGCGGCCTTCGTGCTGACCTTCCTGCTGGCCTATCGCGCCTTCGCCCGTTCCCCGGCCAGCGTGGCGGCGCTGCTGGTGGCCTACAGCATTCTCGCCGGCGCGGTGCTGTCGGCCACCTGCCAGGTGATCTTCACCGTGTTCCGCACCGCCCACCGCAACCACGCGATCCGCGACCTGCTGGTGCACGCGCCACGCCTGCTGTACCCCTGCGGCGCGCTGGCGGCGCTGGGCGATGCCGCCACCGACGGCCGCGTGATCAACGCGCTGGGCATCAACCTGGCCGCCCTGCTGGGCACCACGGCGAACATCGCGGCGGCGCTGCTGATCGGCTACTTCAGCCTGCGTTTCCGGCGCCCGGTCGGCCAACTGATCAGCCACCGGCCGCTGGCCTTCCGCCAGGACCACCCGGCCGTGGTCGACCTACTGCGCATCGCCGGCAGCGCCTGGCACGTGCCGGTGCTCGCGGTGGTGGTCGCTTCGGTGTTCGGCACCGTGCTCGCCAGCGGCCATGCCGACGAATTCCTGCGCCGCACGGTGGCGTCGGTGGCGTTGTTCGTGGCCGCCCTGCTGCTGACCCTGGTCAGCGGCCGCTCGCCCAAGGCCGCGCACCGCGCGCCGCGCATCCGCGACCGGCGGCGCTCGGCCTACCTGGCCCGTTTCGGCAAGTTCGCGCTGACCCTGGTGCGGCTGCTGATCTGGTGTGGCTTCATCGAGCTGGCCGGCCGCGTCTGGGACGTCTCGGCGCTGGACCTGATGCGCGCTTCGCCGCTGGGCCGGCGCATCGGCGAAGCGGTGGCCAGCGTGACCGGTACCGTGCTGCTGACCTGGCTGCTCTGGCTGCTGATCGACACCGCCACCACCCAGCTGCTGTCTCCCACGCACGGCCGTGGCGCGCAGCCCAGCCTGCGCGCCAAGACCATCCTGCCGCTGGTGCGCAACGCGCTGCTGGTGATGCTGCTGACGGTCGCCCTGATCGCCGTGCTGGCCAACCTGGGCGTCAACGTCACGCCGCTGCTGGCCGGCGCCGGCGTGGTCGGCCTGGCGATCGGCTTCGGCGCGCAGAGCCTGGTGCAGGACCTGATCACCGGCCTGTTCATCGTCATCGAGGACTCCATCGCCATCGGTGACTCGATCGAGCTGCCCGACCACGCGGGCGCGGTCGAAGCCATGACCATCCGCACCGTCAAGCTGCGCGACGGCAAGGGCGCCGTACACGTGCTGCCCTACAGCCAGATCAAGGCCATCAAGAACCTGTCGCGCGGCTACGCCTACGCCGTGATGAGCATCGGCATCGCCCCGGACAGCGACCTCGACCGCGCGCTGCAGCTGATCCGGGAGGCCGGCGCCGAAGTGGCCCGCGAGTACCGGCACTCGCGCAAGCTCCTGTCCGGCCTGGACGTGCTCGGCCTGGACCAGCTCGGGCCGAATGGTCCGGTGGTGCTGGCCCAGTTCAAGACACAGCCGCTGATGCAGTCGGAGGTCACGCGCGCCTTCAATGCCCGCCTCAAGCGGAAGTTCGATGAGAACGGCATCGGCCTGGCCACGCAGCAGATGGTGGTACGCATGGCCACGCAGGCCGGAGACGGTGCCGCGCCACAGGAGGCTCCACAGGAGGCCCCACAGGAGGCGCCGCAGACCAAGGCCGCCCGGGCGACGCAGCCCGCGCCGGCGGCAAGGGATACTGGGACCGCTGCGACGACCGCTGCGACGACCGATGCTGCGACCGGTGCTGCGGCACGCGGCAAGGCAGCCAAAGTTCGGGGTGCGTCGAAAATATGA
- a CDS encoding fatty acid--CoA ligase, producing MDYNYLATLPAAVRHFARTRGAAVAYDFEGRHTTYTELDRHTDQVARALQADGVRAGDRIAYVGKNSDHYFELLLGAGKLGAVMVPVSWRLAPPEVAFIAGHCDAAMLFAGPESSALVRELLPGLPLVRKVFAMEGGEPGWADYAGWRDAQPADPLAHEAAPHDVVLQLYTSGTTGRPKGAMLTHRNLTAGTLASEMENIPWSRWSADDVSLVAMPVAHIGGSGWGLRNLLSGAKGVIAREFDPRAVLDFIERDRVSKLFLVPAAMQIVLRDPRARQVDYSRLKYLLYGAAPIPAALLREGLEVFGCGFVQQYGMTETTGTVVALPPEDHTTEDVPRMRAAGKPLPGSEVVVVDWEGRHLAPGEVGELMIRSPQNMAGYWKQPDETARTIDADGWLRTGDAGYLDADGYVYIHDRVKDMIISGGENVYPAEVESAIYGHPQVADVAVIGVPDEKWGEAVKAIVVPRPGVEPDRDAIIAWARQRLAGFKIPKTIEFVDALPRNPSGKLLRRKLREPYWEGLSRRVN from the coding sequence ATGGACTACAACTACCTGGCGACGCTGCCGGCGGCGGTGCGCCATTTCGCCCGCACGCGCGGCGCGGCGGTCGCCTATGACTTCGAAGGCCGCCACACCACCTATACGGAGCTCGACCGCCACACCGATCAGGTCGCGCGCGCGCTGCAGGCAGACGGCGTGCGCGCGGGAGACCGCATCGCCTATGTCGGCAAGAACAGCGACCACTACTTCGAGCTGCTGCTGGGCGCGGGCAAGCTCGGCGCCGTCATGGTGCCGGTGAGCTGGCGCCTGGCGCCGCCCGAGGTGGCCTTCATCGCCGGCCACTGCGACGCGGCGATGCTGTTTGCGGGCCCCGAATCCTCGGCGCTGGTGCGCGAACTGCTGCCCGGCCTGCCGCTGGTGCGCAAGGTGTTCGCCATGGAAGGCGGCGAGCCCGGGTGGGCGGACTACGCCGGCTGGCGCGACGCGCAGCCCGCCGACCCGCTCGCGCACGAGGCGGCGCCGCATGACGTGGTGCTGCAGCTCTATACCTCGGGTACCACGGGGCGGCCCAAGGGGGCGATGCTGACGCACCGCAACCTCACCGCCGGCACTCTTGCCAGCGAGATGGAGAACATCCCGTGGTCGCGCTGGAGCGCCGACGATGTCTCGCTGGTGGCGATGCCGGTCGCGCATATCGGCGGCTCTGGCTGGGGGCTGCGCAACCTGCTGTCCGGCGCCAAGGGTGTGATCGCGCGCGAGTTCGACCCGCGCGCGGTGCTCGACTTCATCGAGCGCGACCGCGTCAGCAAGCTGTTCCTGGTGCCCGCCGCCATGCAGATCGTGCTGCGCGATCCGCGCGCGCGGCAGGTCGACTACTCGCGCCTGAAGTACCTGCTGTACGGCGCCGCGCCCATTCCCGCCGCGCTGCTGCGCGAGGGTCTCGAAGTATTCGGCTGCGGCTTCGTGCAGCAGTACGGCATGACCGAGACCACCGGTACGGTGGTGGCCCTGCCACCCGAGGACCACACCACGGAAGACGTGCCGCGCATGCGCGCCGCCGGCAAGCCGCTGCCGGGCTCCGAGGTGGTGGTGGTCGACTGGGAAGGCCGGCATCTTGCGCCGGGCGAGGTCGGAGAACTGATGATCCGCTCGCCGCAGAACATGGCCGGCTACTGGAAACAGCCCGACGAAACCGCGCGCACCATCGACGCCGACGGCTGGCTGCGCACCGGCGATGCCGGCTACCTCGATGCCGATGGCTACGTCTATATCCACGACCGGGTCAAGGACATGATCATCAGCGGGGGCGAGAACGTGTACCCCGCCGAGGTCGAGAGTGCCATCTACGGCCATCCGCAGGTGGCCGACGTGGCCGTGATCGGCGTGCCCGACGAGAAATGGGGGGAGGCGGTCAAGGCCATCGTGGTGCCGCGTCCCGGGGTGGAGCCGGATCGCGATGCCATTATCGCTTGGGCGCGCCAGCGCCTGGCTGGCTTCAAGATCCCCAAGACCATCGAGTTCGTCGATGCGTTGCCGCGCAATCCGTCCGGCAAGCTGCTGCGGCGCAAGTTGCGCGAGCCCTATTGGGAAGGGCTGTCACGGCGCGTCAACTGA
- a CDS encoding SDR family NAD(P)-dependent oxidoreductase produces MELNASVSAVVTGGASGLGEATARALAAHGVRVALFDLNAEKGEAVARELGGVFCRVDVTSEEQVEAGFAKARAAIGQERILVNCAGTGNAFKTASRAKEAPDQIKFFPSDAFERIIQINLIGTFRCIARSAAGMLTLDARGDDRGVIINTASVAAQDGQIGQAAYSASKAGVVGMTLPIARDLSGEGIRVNTILPGIFNTPLLQGAPENVKAALAASVPYPKRLGQPEEFASLAVEMCRNGYFNGEAVRLDGAIRMAPR; encoded by the coding sequence ATGGAACTCAATGCATCGGTGTCCGCGGTGGTGACCGGCGGTGCCTCCGGCCTGGGCGAAGCGACCGCGCGCGCGCTGGCCGCGCACGGCGTGCGCGTGGCCCTGTTCGACCTGAACGCGGAGAAGGGCGAGGCAGTGGCGCGTGAGCTCGGCGGCGTGTTCTGCCGCGTCGATGTCACCTCGGAAGAACAGGTCGAGGCAGGCTTCGCCAAGGCACGCGCGGCCATCGGCCAGGAGCGCATCCTGGTCAACTGCGCGGGTACCGGCAACGCCTTCAAGACCGCCTCGCGCGCCAAGGAAGCGCCCGACCAGATCAAGTTCTTCCCCTCGGACGCCTTCGAGCGCATCATCCAGATCAACCTGATCGGCACCTTCCGCTGCATCGCCCGCTCCGCCGCCGGCATGCTGACGCTGGACGCGCGCGGCGACGACCGCGGCGTGATCATCAACACCGCCTCGGTGGCGGCCCAGGACGGCCAGATCGGGCAGGCCGCCTACTCCGCCTCGAAGGCCGGCGTGGTCGGCATGACGCTGCCGATCGCGCGCGATCTCTCCGGCGAAGGCATCCGTGTCAACACCATCCTGCCGGGCATCTTCAACACGCCGCTGCTGCAGGGCGCGCCGGAGAACGTCAAGGCCGCGCTGGCCGCCTCGGTGCCCTACCCCAAGCGCCTGGGCCAGCCGGAAGAGTTCGCCTCGCTGGCGGTCGAGATGTGCCGCAACGGCTATTTCAACGGGGAAGCAGTGCGGCTGGACGGCGCCATCCGCATGGCGCCGCGCTGA